A single window of Sylvia atricapilla isolate bSylAtr1 unplaced genomic scaffold, bSylAtr1.pri scaffold_130_arrow_ctg1, whole genome shotgun sequence DNA harbors:
- the LOC136374793 gene encoding LOW QUALITY PROTEIN: zinc finger protein 239-like (The sequence of the model RefSeq protein was modified relative to this genomic sequence to represent the inferred CDS: inserted 1 base in 1 codon; deleted 3 bases in 2 codons), with protein sequence MGSKPIPECPEEKRPTFYWGVGESFNQGSELVVHEQLHDGKKPHKFLECGKSFSKNSLLNRHQKIHTRERPYKCGECGKGCRDSADLTRHQWIHTGERPYECEQCGKSFSQCSSLIRHRSIHAEERPYKCGECGKGFNQRSKLITHQMIHTRERPYECXPVGKRFQTSSDLLMHQRIHTEERPFHCPDCRKGFKHNSHLITHQRIHTGERPYKCLQCGKSFTQSSHLTQHQWKHR encoded by the exons ATGGGCTCCAAACCTATCCCAGAGTGCCCTGAGGAAAAAAGACCCACCTTTTACTGGGGAGTTGGAGAGAGCTTCAACCAGGGCTCGGAGCTGGTGGTCCATGAGCAGCTTCATGATGGCAAGAAGCCCCACAAGTTCTTGGAGTGTGGGAAAAGCTTTAGCAAAAACTCCCTCCTAAACCGCCACCAGAAGATCCACACTCGGGAGAGGCCCTAT AAGTGTGGAGAATGTGGGAAGGGCTGTAGAGACAGCGCTGACTTGACTCGCCACCAGTGGATCCACACCGGGGAACGGCCCTACGAGTGTGAGcaatgtgggaagagcttcagccaGTGCTCCAGCCTGATCCGCCAC AGAAGCATCCACGCTGAGGAAAGGCCATACAagtgtggggaatgtgggaaggGCTTCAACCAGAGGTCCAAACTGATCACCCACCAAATGATTCACACCAGGGAGAGGCCCTATGAGT TCCCTGTGGGGAAGAGGTTTCAGACCAGCTCAGATCTTCTCATGCACCAGCGCATTCACACAGAGGAGAGGCCCTTCCACTGCCCTGACTGCAGGAAGGGCTTCAAGCACAACTCCCACCTCATCACCCACCAGCgcatccacactggggagaggccctatAAGTGTCtccagtgtgggaagagcttcaccCAGAGCTCTCACTTGACCCAACACCAATGGAAGCACCGGTAA
- the LOC136374795 gene encoding olfactory receptor 14I1-like, with the protein MSNSSSISHFLLLALADRRQLQLLHFCLFLGISLAALLGNGLVISAVACGHHLHSPMFFFLLNLALSDLGSICTTVPKAMHNSLWDTRDISYTGCAAQLFFFMLFISAEFSLLTIMCYDRYVSICKPLHYGTLLGSRACAHMAAAAWASAFLNALMHTANTFSLPLCHGNALGQFFCEIPHILKLSCSESIFRELGPIALSDSLGLGCFVFIVFSYVQIFRAVLRIPSEQGRHKAFSTCLPHLAVVSLFTVTGTIAYLKPLSISSPSLDLALSVLYSVVPPALNPLIYSLRNQELKAAVWTLITGMFSDH; encoded by the coding sequence atgtccaacagcagctccatcagccacttcctcctgctggcactggcagacaggcggcagctgcagctcctgcacttctgcctcttcctgggcatctccctggctgccctcctgggcaacGGCCTCGTCATCAGCGCTGTCGCCTGCggccaccacctgcacagccccatgttcttcttcctgctcaacctggccctcagcgacctgggctccatctgcaccactgtccccaaagccatgcacaattccctctgggacaccagggacatcTCCTACACAGGATGTGCTGCAcagctctttttcttcatgctcTTCATCTCAGCAGAGTTTTCCCTCCTGACCATCATGTGCTACGACCGCTACGTGTCCATCTGCAAACCCCTGCACTACgggaccctcctgggcagcagagcttgtgcccacatggcagcagctgcctgggccagtgccTTTCTCAATGCTCTCATGCACACAGCCAATAcattttccctgcccctgtgccatggcaatGCCCTGGGccagttcttctgtgaaatcCCACACATCCTCAAACTCTCCTGCTCCGAATCTATTTTCAGGGAACTTGGGCCCATTGCTCTTAGTGACTCTTTAGGACTTGGctgttttgtgttcattgttttctcctatgtgcagatcttcagggctgtgctgaggatcccctctgagcagggacggcacaaagccttttccacctgcctccctcacctggctgtTGTTTCCTTGTTCACAGTCACTGGTACAATTGCCTACCTGAAACCCCTGtccatctcctccccatccctggatctggccctgtcagttctgtactcggtggtgcctccagccctgaaccCTCTCATCTACAGCCTGAGGAACCAGGAGCTCAAGGCTGCAGTGTGGACACTGATTACTGGAATGTTTTCAGATCATTGA